The nucleotide sequence CTCTTTGTAGCTAACTTTCTGCGGTGGAGGGAGTCCCAGTGAATACAAAGCGAAAGTATCTGAAAGGTTGttttgatgattaaaaaaaaatatatctcaTGTATTTGGCCCACTGACTGATAATAGGCAGTGGGATCTTCTGAGTCATTAACTACCAAAATACCGCAGACTTAAGTGGTCCGTGGTTATATGCCACATTTAGGGGATGTATCCAttgaaggacaggttcacaatttttgaagtgagtcttaaaacaacagtgaggttgtttatatgaacactgaaagaggttttcctcgctgtaatcattcctggcatactggctattaaaagatccccttcaaatgcactgtCAATGTGAGTGATGGGGACAAAGTTCAcggtgtgtccacacagtcattaaaagttgatgtgaagcttatttgaggcttcagcagtctgagttagtcatatcaagtggttatttgacacatttacagtctttttagcatcaaattccctctttgtgtttcttcggacagtgtttccctgttgagctgtggtggaagtatagtaacaaaaagaggaacattggcactaaaaagactgtaacgttgaaagatatctactttatttgactcatttggacggcgTAAGCTTCATGTGAGCTCCAAATAAtcttgtaaatacatttttgcattatcaagggatcttctaatggtcagtatgaacaggaggaatgattatggcgagaaaaacctgtttcactgttcatctgggcagctgactgttgttttaagacagacttgaaacattgtgaacctgtccttctGTATTAGGAGTAACTTTCTGTAGCAGACATATAAATAGAGAGTTTTGGTGTGATAATTGAGGCATTTTATGACTTGAAAGAGTTGTTTTCTCTCGTTCTTACAGCACAGCCATGAACTGGAACAAAGGTGGTCCAGGTATTAAGCGAGGCTTTGGGTTTGGAGGATTTTCCCTTGCggggaaaaaagaggaaccTCAACTTACTCAAAAGTCTCACACATCATTCGGGCCCCCGGGGTCCAGTGGGGGATATGGGAAGAACCAGCAGCTTCCATCCTTCTACAAAATAGGGACAAAAAGAGCCAATTTTGATGAAGAAAATGCGTGAGTATCCCacaaacacttgaaaaaaatgtcaaactaaattaaaaaaaacaactaatgcacatatttattcatttgataTGCTTTCTAAACAAGGTATtttgaagatgatgaagaggagtcCAGCAGCAATGTGGATCTGCCGTACATCCCAGCTGAGAACTCGCCCACACGGCAGCAGATGCAGTCTGGTGGCGGCTCAGACAGTGAGGATGATCCACTGGATGCCTTTATGGCAGAAGTTGAGGTGAGAAGAGTCACAGTTAGGCAGAGACAAGCTTGTAATATATTTctgaatgttttatgtattgttttCTCTTATAaacgttgttgttgttttctcttccagAACCAAGCAGCTAAGGACATGAAGAAActagaggaaaaggaaaaggagaaaaagtcAGCCAAGTAAGActtcatctgtcttttttttagatatttttgtaGGTACTTAAATTCTGCatttgaaatgaagaaaaagaagattGCCCACaactaaattattattttgtgagCAAAAGTATAAGCTTTCTAGTTTGGGATGTTGTTAATTTGTAGATAACTGCTGTACTATTGATTACTTTTACAATTAGACATCATGTCTTAAGTTTCTCCAAAGACTGAGACATCCAGTTATGTCTTTGCTGGTTTAGTAGTTACTGTATCATCAGGTAAGCAAAGCCACCTTAGTCATGGAGGGATGTGGGCTGTCTTGGGTGTATGAACGAGCCGcagggaagttttttttttctccgctTGTCATTGCAGGGGTATTCGTGATGACATTGAAGAAGAGGATGAACAAGTGAGTGAGCCCTCCAAAATTCTTAATCCACTACATCGCTGATCAGAGAGGTCTCCAGACCAAACATTCCCTCTACCCTCTCTTGTCTTTCAAAGCCCCCCCCTCCTGCCCTCCCCCCCTCTATCTGACCATGTAGGATGCATATTTAGGATCATTATGATggacttgtttttcttgtgtagATTAATCTTGATGTTTTGAAAGCTGGGAAACTAAAgcatgtttaatttttatttacttcAGCAAGTGACAGAATAGTTGATATCAGATTGTGAACaatgttttgtagtttttttccttctgttatAAGGCTGAATGTCTCTTTAGGTATTTGTGAGTCTTTCAGGTGCCTGGATGGTGCTTGGATGTTGTGTTAAAGCAGCAAAGCGGCTCAGTTTTCACATGAAATGCTGTGCTCTCTGCAGGAAGCCTACTTCCGCTACATGGCAGAGAACCCCACAGCCGGGCTGACacaagaggaagatgaagagaacATTGACTATGACAGTGATGGAAACCCAATTGCCCCGACCACTAAGAAAATCATCCTGCCCCTTCCTCCTATTGACCACTCTGAGGTACTGCTGAATATACTGGTTGTGCTAGTCAACTGatcaacattacattttttattgtgtgtaatatgaGAGATTTTGTTGTGATTCTTGCACATGTTTTGTCCTGTAGATTGATTACCCACCGTTTGAGAAAAACTTCTACAATGAGCACGAGGAGCTCAGCAACCTGACTGGAACTCAAGTGTTGGAGTTAAGGCAGAAACTGAACTTGCGGGTAAGTTCAGGATTCATGcacaaatgtatataaatgttatataaCTGAAACCATGTACATAATGTAGCAGCTATTAGTCTGCttcaatcatttttgttttggccTCAGACACATTTTTAGCTGTATTTCTAGCAGTTGTGGCTGTGGGGGGAAAGACCTTCGTCAGCATGTCCTTTGtttcctccttctttttcttattctcAGGTGTCTGGTGCTGCCCCTCCTAAACCTTGTACTAGCTTTGCCCACTTCAATTTTGATGAGCAGCTAATGCACCAGATCCGCAAGTCTGAGTACACTCAGCCCACTCCAATTCAGTGCCAGGTATAGTAAGAGTTTGTCTTAAGGTTGCAGTATAattgaatattaaatattttaaacataatttaatgAATAAACCCTGTTGTGAATCTGGGATTTAGGGTGTGCCCATAGCTCTGTCTGGACGTGACATGATTGGTATCGCAAAAACTGGCAGCGGTAAAACTGCAGCTTTTATCTGGCCCATGCTGGTTCACATCATAGACCAGAAGGAGCTGGAGGCAGGGGAGGGGCCCATCGCAGTAATCGTGTGCCCCACCAGAGAGCTTTGTCAGCAGGTAAGTAATGGAGAGAGATTGGAACAGCGGCATATTAGTAACTGAGAGTGCATTGTCAGGAGAGTTGGTTTACtagtgtgtgtttctttaacTGCTTGGCAGATCCATGCAGAATGTAAGCGCTTTGGGAAAGCGTACTCGCTGCGTTCTGTGGCGGTTTATGGAGGAGGCAGCATGTGGGAGCAAGCAAAGGCTCTGCAGGAGGGAGCAGAGATCGTGGTGTGCACTCCGGTAAGAGAAGAGAAGAccaacctgtttttttttttttccttaaccTCGCTGCTAAGAAGAAAAGACACACTCTACAGTTGCAACAAATGTGAGAtttactgaaaatgtgtgtttgcagggtCGTCTGATTGACCACGTTAAAAAGAAGGCCACATCCCTGCAGAGAGTGACATACCTGGTGTTTGATGAGGCTGATCGCATGTTTGATATGGGCTTCGGTGGGTTTGCTTTATCAGCGCACTGTCAAAGATGTTGtaaacctttttcttttgtgcacaccagtttatttatgttgttgtttctcgTCTCCTTTTTAGAATATCAGGTTAGATCTATTGCCAGCCACGTCCGCCCTGACAGACAGAGTAAGTGGTTTTACTAAACTGTTATGATTCACTGTAATATGTACTAAGACTGTAAAGAGGTTTTATAATATGATTGCCTTCACAGCCCTTCTGTTCAGCGCCACCTTTCGAAAGAAGATAGAGAGGCTAGCCAGAGACATCTTGGTAGATCCTATTCGTGTGGTGCAGGGAGACATCGGAGAGGTTTGTGGCAAAACACATCATCAACCAACCCATAATAATTTATTATGCTTTTCTGAGAGCTGTAGTTGTAATTTAGAGAGAGAAATTTGCCCTTTTTTACCCCTTTTCatggtgtctgtgtgttcataaaatcctaaaatacataaagttattattataaatgtttcatttcagaatAAAAAGTAAGTGAAGTAGGTAAAATAAAGCTATTTATCAGTCAGCATTTGAAAAGGACAAATGATTCTGTCCTGgtaaaggtttatttttaagtaattaaaatgtaaaagctaCAAGAGTaaacatgcagatgtttttaCAACCTTTCTCTTCGACCAGGCCAATGAGGATGTGACCCAGGTGGTGGAGATGCTGCACAGCGGGTCGGATAAATGGGGCTGGTTGACCCGGCGGCTGGTGGAGTTCACCTCCTCCGGCTCAGTCCTCATCTTCGTCACCAAGAAGGCCAACTCTGAGGAGCTGGCTACTAACCTGACGCAGGAGGGCTACAGCCTGGGCCTCCTGCATGGAGACATGGACCAGAGTGAGAGGAACAAGGTCATCAGTGACTTCAAGAAGAAGAATTTGCCCATTTTGGTGGCCACTGATGTAGCCGGTGAGTACAAGTGATATACGTCCTGTTTCCTTCCCTCCACAAGGGCTACCCACAATACCTAATTAAcaccaaaaatattaaatgtttgtctgtttttatctaCATTTTCAATTTCTGCATAAAAGAACTGCTGGAAATGCTGaaaatctgaagaaaaaaagtctcaaaaaaGGTTTTATGCTCAGCTCAAAAAGCAAAGTGCAACTTAAACAGATTTAGCGATTAAATTGTGACGTGTTGGGACCAATCagcctttttttccctcactgtTTGATCTTTTTTAATTGCATCATCTTGTTGCGCCAGCTTCTTCTGCAGTGGTTTAATGGCTGCTACTGGAAAAGAAGCACcaccagctgtttttattgatgaatCAACTTCAAATATTCACTaaacagcagtggatggaaataAAGCATTAATTCAGAATTTCTTTTGCCAATATTCTGGACATTTGGGTAAAAGTTGCACTAAATTTGGATGAAATCTAGCTTGTGATGCCACATTGAAATGttaaacaacacaaaagaaGAAAGCCAGTCGTCACCAGTCTCTGTATGTTGTTTCTGTGAAGGTGTGAGCTTCTAAAGATCCGTTCAGGTCACAGTTCTATGTGCTGACAAGCCTCAGCCCATTCGAGGTGAGAAACAACATAAACGCTAAcctgcttcctgtttttgtgttctcTCAGCTCGTGGTCTGGACATCCCGTCCATTCGCACGGTGGTAAACTACGACGTGGCGCGAGACAtcgacacacacacgcacaggatCGGGCGAACCGGGCGTGCCGGAGAGAAAGGTGTGGCTTACACCCTTCTCACCAACAAAGACACCTCGTTCGCTGGTGACCTCGTGAGGAATCTGGAGGGAGCCAATCAAGGCGTTTCCAAAGAACTGATGGATTTAGCCATGCAGGTGAGCTAAATAAGCAAAAGGCTGAGAAAAGTCGTACAGTAACTTGTCTCATGaggaataaatgtttttaactttgCCCTTTTTTTCCC is from Thunnus maccoyii chromosome 18, fThuMac1.1, whole genome shotgun sequence and encodes:
- the ddx42 gene encoding ATP-dependent RNA helicase DDX42 isoform X2, coding for MAENPTAGLTQEEDEENIDYDSDGNPIAPTTKKIILPLPPIDHSEIDYPPFEKNFYNEHEELSNLTGTQVLELRQKLNLRVSGAAPPKPCTSFAHFNFDEQLMHQIRKSEYTQPTPIQCQGVPIALSGRDMIGIAKTGSGKTAAFIWPMLVHIIDQKELEAGEGPIAVIVCPTRELCQQIHAECKRFGKAYSLRSVAVYGGGSMWEQAKALQEGAEIVVCTPGRLIDHVKKKATSLQRVTYLVFDEADRMFDMGFEYQVRSIASHVRPDRQTLLFSATFRKKIERLARDILVDPIRVVQGDIGEANEDVTQVVEMLHSGSDKWGWLTRRLVEFTSSGSVLIFVTKKANSEELATNLTQEGYSLGLLHGDMDQSERNKVISDFKKKNLPILVATDVAARGLDIPSIRTVVNYDVARDIDTHTHRIGRTGRAGEKGVAYTLLTNKDTSFAGDLVRNLEGANQGVSKELMDLAMQNPWFRKSRFKGGKGKKLNIGGGGLGYRERPGLGAESSERSSSSSSILSSTSSYEGYSKPTTGAMGDRMSAMKQAFQAQYKSHFVAASSGPPKLSTKSSSSSGWTSAGSLSSVPTESANGSERSSVAAMTLSGFTSAGSLSSVPTSQTSSQQSFTPAAPPPLRDSSRDRHGEDWGRHGDSHHRHSDRSDRHSGESRHGDRDRHGDRDRDRYGDRDRYSSSSSSSRHSDSRNGDGSSRRDREDRRSERDGGDGRGDRGDDSFAVPEPPKRRKSRWDN
- the ddx42 gene encoding ATP-dependent RNA helicase DDX42 isoform X1, producing the protein MNWNKGGPGIKRGFGFGGFSLAGKKEEPQLTQKSHTSFGPPGSSGGYGKNQQLPSFYKIGTKRANFDEENAYFEDDEEESSSNVDLPYIPAENSPTRQQMQSGGGSDSEDDPLDAFMAEVENQAAKDMKKLEEKEKEKKSAKGIRDDIEEEDEQEAYFRYMAENPTAGLTQEEDEENIDYDSDGNPIAPTTKKIILPLPPIDHSEIDYPPFEKNFYNEHEELSNLTGTQVLELRQKLNLRVSGAAPPKPCTSFAHFNFDEQLMHQIRKSEYTQPTPIQCQGVPIALSGRDMIGIAKTGSGKTAAFIWPMLVHIIDQKELEAGEGPIAVIVCPTRELCQQIHAECKRFGKAYSLRSVAVYGGGSMWEQAKALQEGAEIVVCTPGRLIDHVKKKATSLQRVTYLVFDEADRMFDMGFEYQVRSIASHVRPDRQTLLFSATFRKKIERLARDILVDPIRVVQGDIGEANEDVTQVVEMLHSGSDKWGWLTRRLVEFTSSGSVLIFVTKKANSEELATNLTQEGYSLGLLHGDMDQSERNKVISDFKKKNLPILVATDVAARGLDIPSIRTVVNYDVARDIDTHTHRIGRTGRAGEKGVAYTLLTNKDTSFAGDLVRNLEGANQGVSKELMDLAMQNPWFRKSRFKGGKGKKLNIGGGGLGYRERPGLGAESSERSSSSSSILSSTSSYEGYSKPTTGAMGDRMSAMKQAFQAQYKSHFVAASSGPPKLSTKSSSSSGWTSAGSLSSVPTESANGSERSSVAAMTLSGFTSAGSLSSVPTSQTSSQQSFTPAAPPPLRDSSRDRHGEDWGRHGDSHHRHSDRSDRHSGESRHGDRDRHGDRDRDRYGDRDRYSSSSSSSRHSDSRNGDGSSRRDREDRRSERDGGDGRGDRGDDSFAVPEPPKRRKSRWDN